AGGCAACAGATATACCAATAGAAGAATTGAAAAATTGCTGGAAAAACAGTATGAGCAGGGCATTAGCCACGATATAGGAGAGAAGCATAAATTGAAAAAAGCAGCAATAGGAATAGACTTTGGCGGAACATTTATAAAAATGGCAATGGTTAATGAAGAGGGAAAAATTCTTTACAAGAAAAGCTTTTCAACGCTTCCTGAAAGGGATAAACTGCTTGAAAAAATTATACAGGGTATAGACAAAACAGTAAAAAACAAAAGCAGGGATATAGAATTAAAAGGCGTCGGGATTGGACTTCCGGGACCTATTGATAGTATAAACGGTATTGTCCGAAATCTTACAAATGTTCCCGGATGGAGAAATTTTCCGCTGGAAAAATTTGTTCGGCAAAAAATAAAGATGCCTGTTTTTATAGATAACGATGCAAATCTTATGACATATGGAGAGTGGAGGTTTGGAGCAGGCAGGGGTGCAAAAAATATTATATGTATTACACTTGGGACAGGGGTTGGAGGAGGAATTATAATAGAAGGAAAGATTTACAGAGGCTCTTCGCTCTCTGCCGGAGAGGTTGGGCACATACCGATATTTGAAAACGGGCTTAAATGTGCCTGTGGCGGCAGAGGATGTTTAGAAAGATATATTGGAAACAGGTATATTATTGAGACTGCCAGAAAATATATTAAAAAACAAAAAACCATAATTCCACAAGACAAAGATATTACTCCACAGATTATATCTAATGCAGCAGGTAAGGGCGATAGTGTTGCAATCAAAATATGGGAAGAGGTCGCAGTTCATATAGGGACAGCACTTACGGGTCTTATAAATGTTTTAAACCCAGAAAAAGTTGTTATTGGCGGAGGTATTTCAAAGGCTGGCAGATTTCTTTTTGAACCCATAAGAAGGGTTGTCCAACAAAACGCATTTAAGGTTGCAACAGATGTTTGCAGGATAGTCCCTGCAAGGCTAGGAGACAATGCAGGAGTTATAGGCTCAGCAGGCTACATAATGCTTGAGTAGTGTCGCAACCCCCTGTTCTAAGATATTTTTGGTAGGCTTGCCGCTGCTATTGCTTGTCCATGTCTTTTATTTTTTTCATCAGGCATCTTAAATTTAATCTTGTTAAATAATTCTGGAAACTCTGTTTTAAGTACCTTTTTCGCATTTGCAAGTATAATATCTCCACCTTCTCCACTTGTAACTCTTCCAAGCACCAGAAAATTTTTAAAATCATAAAAGCATGCGTAATGGGCTATACCGTATCCTAAGTACACACCAATGCTTTCATATATTTTTAAGGCCCTTTCGTCTTCTTTTTTTATCAATTTCTGGATCTCTACAAGTCTTTCTGCTGGGGTGAGTTTTTTGTTAAAAGATATTTTTGCCTTTTTGGCAAGTCTTGCAACGGCCTGTTGGGAGAAGTACTGGACGCCGCATCCTATATCCTTTGACCATTCATCCACAGGTGCAAGATCTCTGTAATCAATGGGAACAAAGGCAAGTTCATTTAGCCAGTCGGTAATGCTTCCCTCAGGGGTAACATATCCTGCCGCCATACTTGTCCCCATTGAAATGCCTAAGACAGCATTATCTTTTATTTCCATTGCACCGGCAAGTGCGGTAACCTCCCCATCGTTGACAACTACAAAAGGAATATTGCCCCATTCTTTTTTTATATCAAGGAACATATTTTTAACATATTTTTTAAAATCTCCTTCCGAGATGCCACGGAACAGAGAAGAT
The bacterium Unc6 DNA segment above includes these coding regions:
- a CDS encoding transcriptional regulator — protein: MEKIKVHPVLCPVLDADFLPAVLWNQKYLALAKNIGEPQDTGIALERPNGNRSVLKTKIIAQEKGLEKITLKYIERLLKCLLWMKGGNKITIAAPENFVKEIRKIYSRCGRRAFDSKIIGEKIYGRPLKFYSCSFNELPTEKESGILLGKNLNGCRIGFDLGGSDRKCAALIDGKVIFSEEIKWEPYFQKNPSYHKNGINDLLKRAASKLPKVDAIGGSAAGVYVDNTIRVSSLFRGISEGDFKKYVKNMFLDIKKEWGNIPFVVVNDGEVTALAGAMEIKDNAVLGISMGTSMAAGYVTPEGSITDWLNELAFVPIDYRDLAPVDEWSKDIGCGVQYFSQQAVARLAKKAKISFNKKLTPAERLVEIQKLIKKEDERALKIYESIGVYLGYGIAHYACFYDFKNFLVLGRVTSGEGGDIILANAKKVLKTEFPELFNKIKFKMPDEKNKRHGQAIAAASLPKIS